A stretch of the Nymphaea colorata isolate Beijing-Zhang1983 unplaced genomic scaffold, ASM883128v2 scaffold0349, whole genome shotgun sequence genome encodes the following:
- the LOC116244849 gene encoding LOW QUALITY PROTEIN: uncharacterized protein LOC116244849 (The sequence of the model RefSeq protein was modified relative to this genomic sequence to represent the inferred CDS: inserted 1 base in 1 codon), translating to MANDVSNFLFFMQRRSGWRRNDKKVRQSMVMFGILLLFPLKYLKTQGYFRSLLCTRLRLTLFGTTSATSTGKPPINKVPLSSTQGNPVAEFKVVLIGDGGVGKTTFVKRHITGEFEKKYIATQGVEVSSIVFYTNHGXIKLSLWDTAGQEKLGGLREGYYIGANAAILMFDVTTRITYKNVPKWYKDLTRICDNIPIVLVGNKVDQKDRKVKARQITFHRKRNLQYFDVSAKSNYQYEKPFLWILRTLTGDPNLYLVEALALQPSEIPMDPNHIATLAQEWNEANNAPLPDEEDEDFK from the exons ATGGCTAACGACGTCTCCAACTTCCTGTTCTTCATGCAGAGGAGGTCCGGCTGGAGGAGAAACGACAAGAAGGTGCGCCAGTCGATGGTGATGTTCGGCATCCTGCTCCTCTTCCCCCTCAAGTATCTGAAGACTCAGGGCTACTTCCGCAGCTTGCTCTGCACCCGACTGAGGCTTACGCTGTTCGGGACAACCTCGGCTACAAGCACTGGAAAACCG CCAATCAACAAAGTACCTTTATCATCGACTCAGGGAAACCCAGTGGCCGAGTTCAAGGTCGTGCTCATCGGAGACGGCGGTGTGGGCAAGACCACCTTCGTCAAGCGTCACATCACTGGCGAATTCGAAAAGAAATACATCGCCACCCAGGGAGTTGAAGTGAGCTCCATCGTCTTCTACACCAACCACG CCATCAAGCTCTCCCTTTGGGACACCGCTGGCCAGGagaagttgggaggactcaGAGAGGGATACTACATCGGAGCCAATGCCGCCATCCTCATGTTCGACGTGACCACCCGCATCACCTACAAGAACGTGCCCAAGTGGTACAAGGACCTCACTCGCATCTGCGACAACATCCCCATCGTGCTGGTCGGCAACAAGGTCGACCAGAAGGACAGGAAAGTCAAGGCCCGCCAAATCACCTTCCACCGCAAGCGCAACCTCCAATACTTCGACGTCTCCGCCAAGAGCAACTACCAGTACGAAAAGCCCTTCCTCTGGATCCTCCGCACCCTCACCGGAGATCCCAACCTCTACCTCGTCGAAGCTCTCGCTCTCCAGCCTTCAGAAATCCCCATGGATCCCAACCACATCGCTACTCTGGCTCAGGAGTGGAACGAAGCCAACAACGCTCCTCTGCCCGACGAGGAAGACGAAGACTTCAAATGA